GCATAAATTTAATAGCACCCCCTTTTATTCTGAAAAGGGTCTCAGTTTAACAGTAAATCATTTAGTCATCTTGATGAACTTACGATTGCCATGTCACCTACCTTGACAGTTTGAAGTTCAGAGATCAGACAATCCAAGTGCCTGATGCGCGGAGCTGCTACAGACAGTAGAGGTGGGGGAGCAGCAAAGAGGGGGATAAGCTCCTTCTGAGCTTATTTTCCCACCACAGCGCAACACGCTCTGAATAATAAGCCACAGGCATTTCTGGGCACCCCTTGGTCCTGtctttaaaaactggaaacaattagAATGTAaccagattcaaacagttgcggATGAGCGACTCCATTGTGAAGGGTGGTGGGGGAGGACTAAAAGTCTGATACCCATGTCCCAGTTGGGTCCCAGGCCTAGTTTGTGCCTGTTGTCCTGGTGTGACAATTAACAGCATCCCTTTTTACTCTCCAGTGTCTCAGAGTTTGAATAACAAATTATAGTCATTCTAGAATTAAGCCATAAGAGGATAGTTTTAAGGAAGACCAACCGATTCTCTTTTGAGgcttaagagaaaacaaaaccctTGACAAGTCTTACCAGGTTTCTGACACCCTAAAACACAGCCTATTTTGGTGGAGATGTTAGCACGCTTTGTCAAACAACTACCTGTTGGTTCAGGCCAATGCATCCCCCAGTCCTTAGCCCCTGGCCCTGCAGTTTGGGTGAACAGTGCTTCCCATGGCTGAGGAGGCCTAAGCAATAGGAGGTGGCAAATGTCTCCTGAGGCTGGGCCTGCACGTTGGGCTTTCTCATCCTGACCATGCCTGAGCCCCTCTGAAGGTGGCACATGATGACCTAAGTTCCTGAGCAGATGGAGAGAGttctagtttgtttttaaaaaaattagaaagcctGTTTTCTAATATGAAGCTACAACGGacttgcctgctttttttttctgagtggaaaaggatgaaaaaacCATTTGCCTTTTTTGTTCACTTTTCATAATTTCGTCTTTGGATTTGTCCACCTGCCTTTTCTCAGCCAGACTGAACAGAGGGTGCACTTCATCAAGTGCTTCCAACATGCCTGGCCTGCGATGGGCAGTCCCGTTTATAAAAAGAGCAAGAAGGGTAGGCAAGGCCAGGAGAGGAAGTGTTTTAAAAAGCCTTCGTCTTGAAAGACCAAAGTACTGATAACCTGATGGCAACAGCAATAGTAAAGAAGGGATGACTCATTTAGAatgatggtttttgtttttgcaaaacaCCTGAAATTTTACTCATGGTACAAAAGTATTTAATAAGCGCCACATCGGTACAGAAAAACGCACAGCCTACAGCTAGCTCATCCTTTAAAACCAGAACAGCCAAGTGAAAAGTCAGTAGAGAttcttatttttacttgaaaaataaaaataaaaacaacaacaaaaaaactaaggTACACATTGGGAATTGAACTACTATAGTATTTCTTTCTAGAGAGGTGACATCCATGTTTTCTGGTCAGTAATGTTCTATCAAACATTGTACTAAACCAGTGTACTAAATCCAAGCAGACAGATGACCAGTAAAGCTGTTTGCTATCTCCTACTGAGCTAGACCAGTGGAACACTATCTTGGTAAGATGATTTTGACAGCAAGAAGGAAGTGCAGAGCCCCTACCCCAACAGAAAACCTAAGGAGCTGTTTTACACAGAAAGGGTTTTAAGCAAACCTGCACAAATACTAAcatgctctaagaaaaggaaaCCTTTTAGACTACTTCCAGCATACATTCATTGGTGCCCAGTAAAATAGGAACACCAACATAGAAAGCATTTTTGCTTTCATAGCACTAACAGCTAAAAAGCACACAGCAATATAATACTTTGATCTTGAAGTGGGTAATCATGGATGTTCCAAGATTATATCCACTAGGTTAGCCTGAgtattcatctataaaaatatgttttcaaaaacATAAACGAGTTATAGAAACAATGGGAGTACATCAGGACCAGTAGAAGACAGTGAAATGATACAAGGACTGTACATGTAAGACTAGGAACTGATTTTCACAAGTACCTTTTTAAGTAAAGGACAACTCTAAGTCGATTCCTACAGCCAAGACTAGCTGTGATAGTAGGAGTTTCAGAAATCTTGAGATGGGCACCTAGCTTGAGTTAAACCCTAGATAAATACTCCCAGTCAAAAAGCCCATTGAGGCTGCAGGACTGAAACTCTGACCCATGTAAAAAGCTATGAGTGCACAAAAAGCCTGGCGGGACATGCAAGGCCTGCTGGGCCAAGAGAGTTGGTGATGGGGGGTTCTTCCAACATGGACACACCAACACGTATGCTGGGGAAGTGCCCCCCAGGTGGAATGCTGGACTTGGGCTTGGTGCAGGAGCCAGACTCAGAAGCTCCTGAAAGAGGTGTCTACTCAGGTAGGAGTACTAGGGTTACTGAAGACAAGAATGTGTCCCAGGAAGGTCAGGTCATTTTCTTCTGACCCATCAATACTTAACATTAACGAAGAGTTGCAGAACAGTCAGTCATTCCAAGATGTATTCTTCTGACATCATTAGCCAAAGCCTCTCCCAGTCTATTGGGCTGGTGATGTCTAGAAAGATCCCATTACCTGGAGGTGGGACCTACGGCCGCAGATTGTTCTGGGAAGCTGTCACAGAAGATTTGCACAATGAAGTCACCACTAAACCGCTGCTTAAGTCCAGTCCCCGGCCTTCTTTTTcctacaagagaagagaacaactTTAAGAGGCAAGAGATAGAAAAAAGTCCTTTCTAGCTCATAACAGGGAAGGAGGTGTTCAGGGTGGGCCACCAGGGAGAACACAGGAAGAGGGAGTATgtgattttgcatttttattcagAGCTGGTCACTCTTTAAAAATGCACCTcttggggacttctctggcggtccagtggttaagactccacacttccactgcaggggacatgggttcaatccctggtcccttggtcggggaactaagatcccacatgccacgaggcgcagccaaaaaaacaaaagaaaaagacctcTCTTCaccgaaaaacatttctttttcctattaaGAACCTGCATTCCAAGAAAAGCAAGGCAATTAGACCTGATTTTTGGCTTTGTCCTTTTGATTATTTAGGGACCCTATAAGGTGCCTGGGACCTGTTTCACCAAAACCATGAGAATGTAATTCCTTGTAAGGGTCCCAGGCCCCGGCCAGCAGAGGACAGCAGCTCGCTCTGCTGACACGTCACTCACTGCTGGGCTGATACTGGCCAGTCTTACAGAGAGGAGCACAGGGGGTGGTTTGTGCTCGACAGGTCTACTTGGAACTTTCTAAGCGGTTCACTGTGACTAAAAAGACAAGGAGAACTTACTGCTCTATAGTCcagaaacatttctttaaaagccAGAAAATCCGTAAACGTGAGCAGCATGTCGAAAATGTCACCGGCCACTTCATCTTTATGGTGCCTGCAAAAGAAAAGGGTGGCTGCTTCGTGAATGAATGATGACACAGACGTCTCTTGGAGATTTCCCTCAAAGGTCTGGAGGGCCTCCCACCCAGGACCTAACCAAGTGCTCTAAAGCTTGATATTCAAGCATTGAGGAAAACAATGGGGAGGGGTCTTCTTTCAGagttgaggaggaggagggtaaaAAGAGGTAAAAAAGCAGAGCCAAGCTCAACTCACTGTAAAGTTGTAGTGAAAGCCGCCATGTTAAATCCAGGAATCCGCTCCAACAGCTGTTCTTCTATATACTTTTCTACCAAAGAAATCTGTAACAGTGGAAAGGATCTTGGTCAGACTGTGCTTTAAGAAAACAAGGCTTCTCTTCAGAAAGCCTGTCCTCCAGCCCTTTGAAAACATTTCCTAAGAGCCTATTCTGTGTGCCTGGCTCCCTGCCGAGTGCTGGGGGCACCAAAGAGAACCCAAACCCAGCTCCTGTCCTCAGTGAGCACACCCCGTGCCCTGGCCCACCCGTGGGAGAGGCATTTGCAGGTAATTACGATGTAACAAGAGGAATGCTCCAAGGTGGGTAGGGATAGGGAGCAGAAGGGCTCCCACTCCCCACGGCAGGAAGTGAGGAGTGAAGTAAGTGGGGGCTTTTCTGCCTGGGTAGACGGAATCTGTGCGGAAAGAACATACAAAAAAGCATACAGTTGGAGGTAATCGCAGGTTCCTTAAAAGCTGAGGCTTGGCTTAAGAAACCTTCATCGACTCTGCCACACTTCTGTGTTAAGGGAAGAAAGTCCTGGAGGCTCCAACCTCTTCTCGGACAGATGAGATCATAACAGGAGGCTGCACGAGGCCTTGGCATAGTGCAAAGACCCTAGGGGTCAAGAGTCGAGGTTCCTGGGTTCTAATCTTGGTTTTGCCACCAACTAGTTAGTGATCTTGGTCTTGGTTTTCACTTTTATCTAACAGTCATGCACACCTGACTGGATTATGTAGTAGGAAAAAATAGTGTGTGAAAGCCAAAAGGTCAAAAGTATGTAAGTGCAAGGTATGGTGAATCCACACACTGTAACTGAAAGCAGGATTATGATAAAGCcaaacatgttttaaaacagaagacgaagtcattaaatatttggaaaacagcCCCAAGAACTGTGCAGAGGAAAACAACAGGAGATGAAGACTAAATCAGATTCTAATTAGACTTCCCGGCAGGGTGCTGATGGCAGATTTTAGAAGTTGAGCAGATTTCAACATCATTTGATCctaaattcataatttaaagaaaTCCTAATCTCCAGTAAGAGAAATAGGAATCCACttacatattcattaaaaataggTGTGTAGGCGAGCTTATTCTCTTCCGTGTCTTCAAACTCCTGGTAGTACTTGTCCATGAAACTCCTCTGTAACAACTGGAACTCATCATCTGAACCGCAATAGGAAAAACGTACTCTTTTTAATGGAGACTAAAAACCATTCTGATTTCTAAACAGGCAGGAAGAAATGTCAGCAGAACTGCTTTATGGATGGCCAGTCTCTAGGAGGGGAAAGCTGAAGGTGTTAAGCGTACAGTTTCGCGGCATGAAGAGCCTTCACGCTGCTGTGCAACCACCACTATCCTCTAGTCCACTTTAATCAGAGCCACACAGGGTGGCTTGGGAACTCCACAAAGGGTTCTCTTAATATAATTTCAGCAGCAGTGGTGTAAACAGTGTAGTGATTAAATGGATGGGCTCTGATA
This region of Balaenoptera acutorostrata chromosome 19, mBalAcu1.1, whole genome shotgun sequence genomic DNA includes:
- the ARL2BP gene encoding ADP-ribosylation factor-like protein 2-binding protein, which gives rise to MDALEEESFALSFSSASDAEFDAVVGYLEDIIMDDEFQLLQRSFMDKYYQEFEDTEENKLAYTPIFNEYISLVEKYIEEQLLERIPGFNMAAFTTTLQHHKDEVAGDIFDMLLTFTDFLAFKEMFLDYRAEKEGRGLDLSSGLVVTSLCKSSVTASQNNLRP